TCTCAGGCCTTGACGCATGGGACGCGCGGGGCAAATTGCCCCTTCCTCATTGCCTGATGGTGTAATGGCAGCACAGGTGACTTTGACTCACCTAGTCATGGTTCGAATCCATGTCGGGCAGCCAATGAGGACGCACCGGAAGGGCGAAGTTGCTCCCGCCAAGGAGCGTTTTGCGGATTCGGCCACTCGGCCAAAAGATTGCGCACCGGTATTATGCCGCTAAAACGCGTGTGAACAGTGCTGGCAGCGCCGCACCCCGAGCCGTCCGTTAATGAAACGGGCGCACCTCTACGGAAGCACGGCAGGCCACGGCGGCTTTGCGCCCCCACGCGAGCGCTTCGGTGAAGTCAGCGGTTTCCAATACCCAAAAACCACCTACGTGCTCCGGGGTTTTCAGATAAAGGCCATCGGTAATGATCACTGCCCCATCGGGCTGCCTCCGCAGTGACTTCGCGTTGGTTATTGGCTGCAGACCGCCAACGAAAATCCTCACACCCGCAATCATCATTTCATCGTTCAGCGCATCGATATCGCGAGACATCGCTTTATCCTCAGCGACAGCCGGGTCGTAGTCGTTAGCGCGGTGGATGGATACCAAGTATTTGGTCATGCGTTTTAGTTAAAGTTGGTCGCCGCAGAAGACTTAAGATCTCTATTTCGAGGTAAACGCTGATTACGCTTCATCATCGCGATAGAAGCGATGGGTTTGCTTGAAGACCTTAAT
This window of the Rariglobus hedericola genome carries:
- a CDS encoding YciI family protein, with the protein product MTKYLVSIHRANDYDPAVAEDKAMSRDIDALNDEMMIAGVRIFVGGLQPITNAKSLRRQPDGAVIITDGLYLKTPEHVGGFWVLETADFTEALAWGRKAAVACRASVEVRPFH